The Sulfitobacter sp. SK011 genome has a window encoding:
- the pgi gene encoding glucose-6-phosphate isomerase, whose translation MDIWKSLKSRQSAVADRPLLALFEEDGRASDFVVETANMRFDYAKTNIDRDTRAELIKLAEHAGVAAKRDAMFAGAEINETEGRAVLHTALRNLDGGPVMVDGQDVIPGVLDTLAAMRAFADKIRASDITDVVNIGIGGSDLGPAMATAALSPYHDGPRCHFVSNVDGAQIADTLRGLDAKTTLVIVASKTFTTIETMTNARTAKAWMIDHGGDPKVQFAALSTAEEKTADFGIDPDQVFGFEDWVGGRYSVWGPIGLSVMIAIGPKGFDAFLRGAQAMDTHFRGADPLENMPMMLALVGIWHNQICDYATRAVLPYDQRLAYLPAYLQQLEMESNGKSVQIDGTPVDHHSGPVVWGVVGTNGQHAFYQLIHQGTRIIPCEFLVAANGHEPDLTHHHKLLVANCLAQSEALMRGRSFAEASKMMAAEGLTGAEQERQAHHRVFPGNRPSTTLVYPLLDPYTLGQIVALYEHRVFVEGVILGINSYDQWGVELGKELATSLGPVVEGVEPTTGKDGSTASLVDYVLKHSS comes from the coding sequence ATGGACATTTGGAAAAGTCTGAAAAGCCGCCAGAGTGCTGTGGCAGACCGACCGTTGCTGGCACTTTTTGAGGAAGACGGTCGCGCCTCGGATTTCGTGGTTGAGACAGCGAATATGCGGTTTGACTATGCCAAGACCAACATTGACCGAGACACCCGCGCCGAGCTGATCAAACTCGCGGAACATGCGGGTGTTGCGGCCAAGCGCGACGCGATGTTTGCCGGTGCCGAAATCAACGAGACCGAAGGCCGCGCGGTTCTGCACACCGCATTGCGCAATCTTGATGGCGGCCCGGTGATGGTGGACGGCCAGGACGTGATTCCCGGCGTCCTTGATACGCTGGCGGCAATGCGCGCCTTTGCCGATAAGATACGCGCCAGCGACATAACAGATGTGGTGAACATCGGCATTGGCGGCTCTGATCTTGGCCCTGCAATGGCCACTGCCGCGCTCAGCCCGTATCACGACGGCCCGCGCTGCCATTTCGTGTCCAATGTCGATGGTGCGCAGATCGCTGATACATTGCGGGGGCTGGATGCAAAAACCACTTTGGTGATCGTCGCCTCCAAAACCTTTACAACCATCGAAACCATGACCAACGCCCGTACCGCCAAGGCATGGATGATCGACCACGGCGGTGATCCCAAGGTCCAGTTTGCAGCACTCAGCACGGCTGAGGAAAAGACCGCTGATTTTGGCATTGATCCCGATCAGGTCTTTGGGTTCGAGGATTGGGTTGGCGGGCGCTATTCCGTCTGGGGGCCCATTGGCCTGTCGGTGATGATTGCCATTGGTCCCAAAGGCTTTGACGCGTTCTTGCGCGGGGCGCAGGCGATGGACACGCATTTCCGTGGTGCCGATCCGCTTGAGAACATGCCAATGATGCTGGCCCTTGTGGGCATCTGGCACAACCAGATCTGCGATTATGCCACCCGCGCCGTGCTGCCCTATGATCAGCGGCTGGCGTATCTGCCCGCGTATCTGCAGCAGCTTGAGATGGAATCAAATGGCAAATCGGTGCAGATCGATGGCACACCCGTGGATCATCACAGCGGCCCTGTCGTCTGGGGTGTTGTTGGCACCAACGGGCAACACGCGTTTTATCAACTGATCCATCAGGGCACGCGTATTATTCCCTGCGAATTTCTGGTGGCCGCAAATGGCCATGAGCCTGATCTGACCCACCATCACAAACTGCTTGTGGCAAATTGCCTTGCCCAGTCTGAGGCGCTGATGCGGGGCCGATCCTTTGCCGAAGCCAGCAAGATGATGGCCGCCGAAGGTTTGACCGGTGCCGAGCAGGAGCGTCAGGCCCACCACCGCGTTTTCCCCGGCAATCGCCCGTCAACCACATTGGTCTATCCGCTGCTGGATCCCTACACCCTTGGTCAGATTGTTGCCCTTTATGAACACCGCGTTTTTGTCGAAGGGGTCATTCTTGGCATCAATTCCTACGACCAATGGGGGGTGGAACTGGGCAAGGAACTGGCCACATCGCTTGGTCCTGTTGTTGAGGGTGTCGAACCGACGACCGGCAAGGACGGCTCTACCGCCAGTCTGGTGGACTATGTCCTCAAACACAGCAGCTGA
- a CDS encoding sodium:proton antiporter, which yields MNILQITSLLIVLAGGFGAINYLFLKLPSAIGILVVSLLASFGLLALDLVWPALNIADTVRGIVTGIDFSEALLEGMLGLLLFAGALHVKLSDLRAEWITVFLMATLGIALSTAIVGFGFSWLTGMPLLVALVFGALISPTDPVAVLGVLREADLPKTLETKIAGESLFNDGVGYVVFLVLVGLAFPGDAHGADDGSPLVGAALLFVQEAVGGAVLGLVLGWLTFRVMRRIDDYSLEVLLTLGLAFGGYELAVWLHVSAPIMAVCAGLLIGDVGTAKGMSEITRQYVEGFWKLIDEILNAVLFLLIGFEVFAVAFSGDVILTGIATIFIALLARLVAVVVPISLLRPFRTFSQGVTPIMTWGGLKGGISVALALSLPDSEWKPVILTCTYIVVVFSIIVQGLTVAPLANRVGRAPDLV from the coding sequence ATGAATATTCTGCAAATCACCTCGCTGTTGATTGTCCTTGCGGGCGGATTTGGGGCGATCAATTATCTGTTTCTCAAATTGCCCTCTGCCATCGGTATTCTGGTGGTGTCGCTGCTGGCCTCATTTGGGCTTTTGGCGCTGGATCTGGTGTGGCCCGCGCTCAACATCGCGGACACCGTACGCGGCATTGTAACGGGCATTGATTTTTCCGAGGCCCTGCTTGAGGGCATGTTGGGTCTGTTGCTTTTTGCCGGAGCGTTGCACGTCAAACTCAGCGATCTGCGTGCGGAATGGATCACGGTGTTCTTGATGGCCACGCTGGGCATTGCCCTGTCCACAGCGATTGTTGGATTTGGGTTTTCATGGCTTACAGGCATGCCATTGTTGGTGGCGCTGGTGTTTGGCGCGCTCATCTCACCGACCGATCCGGTTGCCGTACTTGGCGTGCTGCGCGAGGCCGATCTGCCCAAAACGCTAGAGACCAAGATCGCGGGCGAAAGCCTGTTCAATGACGGCGTGGGCTATGTCGTGTTTCTGGTGCTGGTTGGTCTGGCTTTCCCGGGCGATGCACATGGTGCCGATGACGGCAGCCCGCTGGTGGGGGCCGCATTGCTGTTTGTGCAAGAGGCGGTTGGCGGCGCCGTGCTGGGCCTTGTTCTGGGGTGGCTCACCTTCCGGGTCATGCGGCGCATTGATGATTATTCGCTTGAAGTGTTGCTGACGCTGGGTCTGGCCTTTGGCGGCTACGAATTGGCCGTCTGGCTGCATGTTTCGGCCCCGATTATGGCGGTCTGTGCGGGGTTGCTGATTGGTGATGTGGGCACAGCCAAGGGCATGTCCGAAATCACGCGACAATACGTTGAGGGCTTTTGGAAGCTGATTGACGAAATCCTGAATGCGGTTCTGTTCCTGCTGATCGGCTTTGAAGTCTTTGCCGTTGCATTTTCAGGCGATGTCATTCTGACCGGCATTGCGACGATCTTTATTGCCCTGCTGGCCCGCCTGGTCGCGGTTGTCGTGCCGATCAGTTTGCTGCGCCCGTTTCGCACATTCAGCCAGGGGGTGACGCCGATCATGACCTGGGGCGGGTTGAAGGGTGGTATTTCGGTAGCTCTGGCCTTGTCCCTGCCTGATAGCGAATGGAAGCCGGTGATTCTGACCTGCACCTATATCGTGGTGGTCTTTTCGATCATCGTTCAGGGCCTGACAGTGGCCCCATTGGCCAACCGCGTGGGCCGCGCGCCTGATCTGGTGTGA
- a CDS encoding GNAT family N-acetyltransferase yields MSVTVRPVAAQDRSAWDILYQGYATFYKVDQTAEMRDRVFGWLMDASHETSGLVAQDAQGKLIGLTHYRPFASPLRAATSCFLDDLFVDPDARGSGAAQALINGVAEVARTKGWAVVRWITADDNYRGRGVYDTLATRTMWITYDMKP; encoded by the coding sequence ATGAGTGTCACAGTCAGGCCGGTTGCGGCGCAGGATCGCAGCGCTTGGGATATCCTTTATCAAGGCTATGCCACGTTTTATAAAGTTGATCAGACAGCAGAGATGCGCGACCGTGTGTTCGGCTGGTTGATGGATGCGTCCCATGAAACAAGCGGGTTGGTGGCGCAAGACGCGCAGGGCAAATTGATTGGCCTGACGCATTACCGCCCCTTTGCAAGCCCCCTGCGCGCGGCCACAAGTTGCTTTCTTGATGATCTTTTCGTGGACCCTGACGCGCGTGGCAGCGGCGCGGCGCAGGCATTGATCAATGGTGTGGCCGAGGTCGCGCGGACAAAAGGTTGGGCCGTTGTGCGGTGGATCACGGCGGATGACAATTACCGGGGGCGCGGTGTCTATGACACACTGGCAACCCGCACCATGTGGATCACCTATGATATGAAGCCGTGA
- a CDS encoding thioesterase family protein, with product MTLLYHTPLDPEQQRALGITTPQPLAMADQVRFSELDVLNHVNNAVYMEWFERLRIRYVQDWGLSKYDNANDPRIVIRSGTIHYRQEMRMDENYVTTCGCTAYRTTSFSLLQQLWSGGTLRASFDCVLVLLQPDGSGRYAIPSAVKSRFDAVDGAAREA from the coding sequence ATGACATTGCTCTATCACACACCCCTTGATCCAGAACAGCAACGCGCACTTGGCATTACCACACCGCAGCCCCTGGCGATGGCCGATCAGGTGCGGTTTTCCGAACTTGATGTGCTGAACCACGTCAATAACGCGGTCTATATGGAATGGTTTGAACGGTTGCGCATCCGCTATGTGCAGGATTGGGGTTTGTCCAAGTATGATAACGCCAACGACCCGCGCATTGTGATCCGGTCCGGGACCATCCACTACCGTCAGGAAATGCGGATGGATGAGAATTACGTGACCACCTGCGGCTGCACTGCCTACCGCACCACGTCATTTTCACTGCTTCAGCAGCTGTGGTCCGGGGGCACATTGCGGGCGTCCTTTGACTGTGTACTGGTGCTGTTGCAACCGGATGGATCGGGCCGTTATGCGATACCATCGGCAGTGAAAAGCCGGTTTGACGCGGTTGATGGTGCCGCGCGGGAAGCTTGA
- a CDS encoding long-chain-fatty-acid--CoA ligase: MLGQMMTQPLLISSLMAHAERYHAGGEIVSVNTSGSVENTTWGQVGSNARRLASALGKLGLSAHDRCGTIAWNNRRHLEIYFGAPGGGFVCHTINPRLFPEQLVYILNHAEDKVLFIDKTFVPLVAAIRDKLEHLDHIVLMEAEVSDAADALPGIIAYDDLLATGDADYRWPDLDENCASSLCYTSGTTGNPKGVLYSHRSTVLHSFGSNLADSIGFSAMDVALMVVPMFHVNAWGSPYACAMVGARLVLPGPGLDGASLVGLIDDHKVTVALGVPTIWLGLLGAAKAAKSSLASLNRTVVGGSACPPSMIAAFRDTYDVEVIHAWGMTEMSPLGTVNQPLAKHRDLPTEDMHKLRENQGRAVYGVELEIWDDDGKPLPQDGKAQGDLMTRGHWILDAYFRSTSEETLTNGWFDTGDVATMDADGYITIKDRSKDIIKSGGEWISSVELENIAIAHPDLADAAVIGAKHPKWDERPVLVAVKAEGTQPSEAEVLAIFEGKIAKWQLPDKVVFTDVLPRNATGKVLKRNLRDQFGDVLMG, encoded by the coding sequence ATGCTTGGCCAGATGATGACGCAACCGCTGTTGATATCGAGCCTTATGGCCCACGCCGAACGCTACCATGCGGGTGGCGAAATCGTATCGGTGAACACAAGTGGCAGTGTCGAGAATACCACATGGGGGCAGGTGGGATCGAATGCCCGCCGGTTGGCCAGCGCCCTGGGCAAACTGGGGCTGAGCGCCCATGATCGCTGCGGCACCATTGCGTGGAACAATCGTAGGCATCTTGAGATCTATTTTGGCGCTCCGGGCGGTGGATTTGTCTGTCATACCATCAACCCGCGGCTTTTTCCCGAACAGCTGGTTTATATTCTGAACCATGCCGAAGATAAGGTGCTGTTCATCGACAAAACCTTTGTGCCACTGGTGGCTGCAATCCGCGACAAGCTGGAGCATCTGGACCATATTGTGCTGATGGAGGCAGAGGTGAGCGATGCCGCCGATGCCTTGCCGGGCATCATCGCCTATGATGATCTGCTGGCCACGGGCGACGCTGATTATCGCTGGCCTGATCTGGATGAAAACTGCGCCTCAAGCCTATGTTATACCTCAGGCACCACCGGAAATCCAAAAGGTGTTCTTTATTCTCACCGCTCAACCGTGCTGCATAGTTTTGGCTCAAACCTTGCTGACAGCATTGGTTTTTCCGCAATGGACGTGGCGTTGATGGTGGTGCCCATGTTCCATGTGAACGCCTGGGGCTCGCCTTATGCCTGCGCGATGGTCGGGGCGCGGCTGGTGTTGCCGGGGCCGGGTCTGGATGGTGCGTCGTTGGTCGGTCTGATTGACGACCACAAGGTAACGGTGGCGCTTGGCGTGCCGACAATCTGGCTGGGCCTTTTGGGTGCTGCAAAAGCCGCCAAAAGCAGCCTTGCCAGCCTCAACCGGACAGTTGTGGGCGGGTCAGCCTGTCCGCCGTCCATGATTGCCGCATTCCGTGACACTTATGATGTCGAAGTGATCCATGCCTGGGGGATGACCGAAATGTCACCCCTGGGCACCGTGAACCAACCTTTGGCCAAACACCGTGATTTGCCGACCGAGGACATGCACAAACTGCGCGAAAATCAGGGCAGGGCGGTCTATGGTGTTGAGCTTGAGATATGGGATGACGACGGAAAGCCGCTGCCACAGGATGGCAAGGCGCAAGGCGATCTGATGACCCGGGGCCATTGGATTTTGGACGCGTATTTCCGCTCAACGTCTGAGGAAACGCTGACAAACGGCTGGTTCGATACCGGCGATGTCGCAACGATGGATGCCGATGGATATATCACCATCAAAGACCGTTCCAAGGATATCATCAAATCAGGGGGCGAATGGATCAGTTCTGTGGAACTCGAAAACATTGCCATCGCACACCCGGATTTGGCCGATGCCGCTGTGATCGGGGCAAAGCACCCCAAATGGGATGAACGCCCGGTGCTGGTGGCGGTCAAAGCCGAGGGCACGCAGCCCAGCGAAGCAGAGGTTTTGGCCATCTTCGAAGGCAAGATCGCCAAATGGCAGTTGCCGGACAAAGTTGTTTTTACCGACGTTTTGCCCCGTAATGCCACGGGCAAAGTTCTCAAACGCAATCTGCGCGATCAGTTCGGCGATGTCTTGATGGGCTGA
- a CDS encoding zinc ribbon domain-containing protein: protein MAKNCQSCGMPLSKDPQGGGTKADGSHSATYCSLCYDQGAFRHTGVSVDEFQAECVAALQRSGMPKFMAWMFTRGIPKLDRWRG from the coding sequence ATGGCCAAAAATTGTCAAAGCTGCGGGATGCCCCTTTCCAAGGACCCGCAGGGCGGTGGTACGAAGGCCGATGGCAGTCACAGCGCGACCTATTGTTCGCTTTGCTATGATCAGGGCGCATTTCGCCATACCGGCGTCAGCGTTGATGAATTTCAGGCCGAATGCGTTGCGGCATTGCAGAGATCGGGCATGCCCAAATTCATGGCGTGGATGTTCACGCGCGGCATCCCCAAGCTGGATCGCTGGCGCGGCTGA
- a CDS encoding IS3 family transposase (programmed frameshift) → MTKKAQTSKDAADKVVKNIRRKTRQTYSAEEKIRIVLAGLRGEESISVLCRREGIAESLYYSWSKEFLEAGKRRLSGDTARQATSPEVKDLRSESLALKECVADLTLENRLLKKKHDRGWGVRGMRYPASEKLEIIRTVEGSHLPVKQTLDMLGIPRTTFYRWYDLYVDGGLDGLADRSPRPRSVWNRIPDARRGDLIEFALEHEELTTRELAVKYTDEKRYFISESSAYRILKAADLITAPDYVVIKAADEFKDKTTAINEMWQTDFTYFKIIGWGWYYLSTILDDYSRYIIAWKLCTNMRAEDVTDTIELALTASGCDQAVVRHKPRLLSDNGSCYISGDLTKWLEDQKMTHVRGAPFHPQTQGKIERWHQTMKNRVLLENYYLPGDLERQIGAFVEYYNNQRYHESLNNVTPADVYFGRDKAILRERKKIKKQTIQQRRLQHQKQAA, encoded by the exons ATGACGAAGAAAGCCCAGACGTCCAAAGACGCTGCCGACAAGGTAGTTAAGAACATCCGCCGTAAGACCCGGCAGACATATTCAGCTGAAGAGAAGATCCGCATTGTATTGGCAGGCTTGCGCGGCGAGGAAAGCATCTCGGTGCTGTGTCGCCGCGAAGGTATCGCTGAGAGCCTTTATTACAGCTGGTCGAAGGAATTTCTCGAAGCTGGCAAGCGCCGGTTATCTGGCGACACGGCACGGCAGGCCACATCGCCTGAGGTAAAGGATTTGCGTTCTGAGTCCTTGGCCCTGAAAGAATGCGTTGCCGATCTGACCCTTGAGAACCGTCTGCTCA AAAAAAAGCATGACAGGGGCTGGGGAGTTCGAGGAATGAGATACCCTGCGTCTGAGAAACTGGAGATCATCCGCACCGTTGAGGGATCGCATCTGCCAGTCAAGCAGACCCTCGACATGCTGGGCATCCCACGCACGACATTCTATCGATGGTACGATCTCTATGTCGACGGCGGCCTGGATGGACTGGCTGACAGATCTCCACGCCCAAGATCGGTCTGGAACCGCATCCCGGATGCCCGCCGTGGCGACCTGATTGAGTTTGCGCTGGAACATGAAGAGCTGACCACCCGGGAACTGGCCGTCAAATACACGGATGAGAAGCGGTATTTTATATCTGAATCGTCAGCTTATCGCATTCTCAAAGCTGCTGATCTCATCACCGCACCGGATTACGTGGTGATCAAAGCGGCCGATGAGTTCAAAGATAAGACAACGGCCATCAACGAGATGTGGCAGACCGACTTCACCTACTTCAAGATCATTGGCTGGGGTTGGTATTATCTCAGCACGATCCTGGACGATTACAGCCGCTACATCATCGCCTGGAAGCTCTGCACAAATATGCGGGCCGAAGATGTGACAGACACGATTGAACTGGCTCTGACAGCATCAGGCTGCGACCAGGCTGTTGTGCGGCACAAGCCACGTCTGCTTAGCGACAACGGCTCATGCTACATCTCAGGCGATCTGACCAAGTGGTTGGAGGATCAAAAAATGACGCATGTCCGCGGCGCGCCATTCCACCCGCAGACCCAAGGCAAGATCGAACGCTGGCACCAGACCATGAAGAACAGGGTTCTGCTGGAGAACTACTACCTACCCGGTGATCTCGAACGCCAAATCGGGGCCTTCGTCGAATACTACAACAACCAGCGTTACCACGAGAGCCTGAACAACGTCACACCCGCAGACGTCTACTTCGGTCGCGACAAAGCCATTCTCAGGGAAAGGAAGAAGATCAAGAAACAGACAATCCAACAACGTCGCTTGCAACATCAAAAACAAGCAGCATAA
- a CDS encoding lamin tail domain-containing protein, producing MADRLNDLIISEVLADNAGGAAIDTDGDGNTNKSDEFIELQNTSGSVLSLDGYEVWSQKNGLLYSFGATDTIAAHGTATIVGVRLHIKWNIRAA from the coding sequence ATGGCCGATAGGCTGAATGACCTTATTATCAGTGAAGTACTTGCAGATAATGCAGGTGGAGCAGCCATTGATACTGACGGCGATGGCAATACCAATAAGTCCGATGAATTCATTGAACTCCAAAATACGTCTGGTTCCGTGCTTTCACTTGACGGTTATGAAGTTTGGTCCCAGAAGAATGGCCTACTTTACAGCTTTGGCGCGACTGACACCATCGCAGCGCATGGAACCGCGACAATTGTCGGTGTCCGTCTTCATATAAAATGGAACATCAGAGCGGCTTGA